In Phaeobacter porticola, one DNA window encodes the following:
- a CDS encoding inositol monophosphatase family protein, protein MPETDLSLLIRAAEQAGDIACRYSGPTAQKWEKPDGAGPVTEADLAVNAMLADLLPQARPDYGWLSEESEDSQTRLERDKVFIIDPIDGTRSFTEGSRTWAHSLAVAEQGRVTAAVIYLPQRELMYCATAGRGATCNGTPVAISGQIDLALAQVLAAKPMLAPKHWQGGVVPKFQCSHRPSLAYRMARVADASFDAMLTLRPSWEWDIAAGDLIIREAGGRCSDRFGADLLFNNPHPTLNGVVAAPSLLHDQLIAALDPKSPGLRPL, encoded by the coding sequence TTGCCGGAAACTGACCTCTCCCTGCTGATCCGCGCGGCTGAGCAGGCAGGTGATATCGCCTGCCGCTATTCCGGCCCAACGGCGCAGAAGTGGGAGAAACCCGACGGTGCAGGCCCGGTGACAGAGGCTGATCTTGCCGTGAATGCGATGCTTGCCGACCTCCTGCCGCAGGCCCGGCCTGACTATGGCTGGCTGTCCGAGGAAAGCGAAGACAGTCAGACACGGCTGGAGCGGGACAAGGTCTTTATCATCGACCCGATTGATGGCACCCGCAGCTTTACTGAAGGATCACGCACATGGGCACATTCTCTGGCCGTTGCCGAGCAGGGCCGTGTCACCGCCGCGGTCATCTACCTTCCCCAGCGTGAGCTGATGTACTGCGCGACCGCTGGTCGAGGCGCGACCTGTAATGGCACCCCTGTCGCGATCTCCGGCCAGATAGATCTGGCACTGGCACAGGTTCTGGCAGCCAAACCGATGCTAGCCCCAAAGCACTGGCAAGGCGGCGTGGTACCCAAGTTTCAGTGCAGCCATCGCCCGTCTCTGGCCTATCGTATGGCACGGGTCGCAGACGCCAGCTTTGATGCGATGCTCACCCTGCGCCCCAGCTGGGAATGGGATATTGCGGCCGGCGATCTGATCATACGCGAGGCTGGCGGGCGATGCAGTGATCGTTTTGGCGCTGACTTGCTGTTCAACAATCCGCATCCTACCTTGAACGGTGTCGTGGCTGCACCGTCACTGCTGCACGATCAACTGATTGCCGCGCTCGACCCCAAGAGCCCAGGCCTCCGCCCGCTCTGA
- a CDS encoding TldD/PmbA family protein, whose product MTRTPDGLCHALIDAARKAGAEAADAMVAEGSSLSIEVRQGALEHAERSEGIDLGLRVFVGQRQACVSASDLRPETLQAMAERAVAMAREAPEDPYAGLADPSQLACDWNLSALELFDSSDEPAPAVLQADALAAETAGLAVSGVNQVQSAAAGYGSHKVHMAATNGFSGGYQRSSRSISCTAIAGSGTGMERDYDGDSRTFQSDLRSADEIGQQAGMRAIERLGARKPETGSYPVLFDERVSSSLIGHLLAAVNGSSIARGSSWLKDAMGEQILPDHLSVVEDPFRPRIAGSRPFDGEGLPTQQRAIISEGVLTGWTLDLASARKLNMQSTGNAARGVGSVPSPSQWNIALTQGTDSRADLISGMGTGLLVTSMIGSTINPNTGDYSRGAAGFWVENGEIVYPVNECTIAGNLRDMLRSIIPANDARTHLSRVVPSLLVEGMTLAGN is encoded by the coding sequence ATGACACGAACCCCTGACGGCCTTTGCCACGCCCTGATTGATGCCGCCCGCAAAGCAGGCGCCGAAGCAGCTGATGCCATGGTGGCAGAAGGCAGCTCTCTCTCTATCGAGGTCCGGCAGGGCGCATTGGAACATGCAGAGCGATCTGAAGGTATCGATCTGGGCTTACGCGTGTTTGTAGGACAACGTCAGGCGTGTGTCTCGGCATCGGATTTACGGCCCGAAACGTTACAAGCAATGGCCGAACGCGCTGTGGCCATGGCGCGCGAAGCACCGGAAGACCCCTATGCCGGCCTTGCCGATCCATCGCAACTCGCATGTGACTGGAATCTCTCCGCGCTGGAGTTGTTTGATTCCAGTGATGAACCCGCGCCTGCCGTCCTACAGGCCGATGCGTTGGCGGCGGAGACTGCGGGCCTGGCCGTATCCGGTGTCAATCAAGTGCAATCAGCAGCGGCAGGCTACGGTAGTCACAAAGTGCATATGGCGGCTACCAACGGGTTCTCGGGCGGCTATCAGCGCAGCAGCAGATCCATTTCGTGCACCGCGATTGCCGGCAGTGGCACCGGAATGGAGCGCGACTACGACGGCGATTCCCGCACATTCCAATCTGACCTGCGCAGCGCCGACGAAATTGGCCAACAGGCTGGTATGCGTGCAATCGAACGGCTGGGAGCACGCAAACCCGAAACCGGCAGCTACCCTGTGCTGTTTGATGAACGGGTCTCCTCGTCGCTGATTGGCCATCTGCTGGCTGCGGTAAACGGCAGCAGCATCGCGCGCGGTTCATCCTGGTTGAAGGACGCTATGGGCGAACAAATCCTGCCTGATCATCTCAGCGTGGTCGAAGACCCCTTCCGCCCCCGCATTGCTGGATCACGCCCGTTTGACGGCGAAGGCCTGCCAACGCAACAACGCGCAATCATCAGCGAAGGCGTACTGACGGGTTGGACACTCGACCTGGCCTCAGCCCGAAAGCTAAACATGCAAAGCACCGGCAACGCCGCGCGCGGTGTCGGCTCGGTGCCATCGCCGTCACAGTGGAACATCGCCCTTACGCAGGGAACCGACAGCCGCGCAGATCTGATCTCAGGTATGGGGACTGGTCTCTTGGTGACGTCGATGATCGGCTCCACCATCAACCCGAATACCGGCGACTATTCGCGTGGTGCAGCTGGGTTCTGGGTGGAAAACGGCGAAATCGTTTACCCGGTCAACGAGTGCACCATTGCTGGTAACCTGCGCGACATGCTGCGCAGCATCATCCCCGCCAATGATGCCCGTACACATCTGTCCCGTGTGGTGCCCTCGCTGCTGGTCGAAGGGATGACTCTTGCCGGAAACTGA